The genomic DNA GGAAACATTGTCTATTGATGTACCAGAAGAAATGGCTTCTAAAGCAATTAACTTAGTATCTCTTAGAAAAGGAGATATGTTAGTTATGGAACCAAAAGGAGATTTACAGCATTTAGAATTTTCAATTCCTTCTAGAGGGTTAATTGGTTTAAGAAACAAAATTTTAACAGCAACTGGTGGTACAGCAATTATTAACCACAGATTTAGTGAATATGGGCCTTATAAAGGAGACTTTACTGAAGAAATAAAAGGAGCAATTGTTTCTTCTGCTGCTGGTAAAGCAACTGCATATGCATTAAACCGTTTACAAGATAGAGGAGTTTTCTTTATCGATGTGAATCAAGAAATCTATATTGGTCAAGTAATTGGAGAAAATAGCAAATCTGATGAGATGGCTGTGAACTTAATTAAAGGAAAGCAATTAACAAACATGCGTAAATCTGGTACAGATGAGGCTATGAAAATTGCACCAAAAGTAGATTTCTCTTTAGAGGAAAACATGGAATACATTAAAGCAGATGAGTACTTAGAAGTAACTCCAGAAAGTTTACGTATGCGTAAAATTGTTTTTAAAGGATAATTTTTAAAAATTATTTTCATTTCTGTTTTGGCAGAAATCTATATAAAATTAAAAAGCTCAAGTTTAAAACTTGAGCTTTTTTTATGGAGTTTAGCTCTTTTATTAAATTATAATTAACCTTAGTAAAAGAAGTGTTTTGATGTTTTAAAAAGAATAAAATTTAGATATATAAACTTATCTGAAAATTACTTCTAAATCTTTTTCTTTTTGTAGTTTTCCACTTATAAATAACATACAATGCTATATATAATCGCTATTGCTTTACTTCTCTTTATTTTGTACGTTAGCTTTAAATCTAAGAAAAAAGTTCCAACAATACCTTTAAAAGACTTTATAGTCCCAAAACATTGGCATCAACTATTATTAAATAATGTTGTTTTTTATAAAAAGCTAACAATTAATGAACAGAAAGTATTTTGTTCTAAGATGGCACATTTTTTAAATGAGACAAATATTAGAGCAATTCATTTTAAATTAGAAGAATTAGATACTTTATTAATTGCAGCAAGTGCAGTAATTCCGGTTTTTAGGTTTCCGAAATGGAATTATTCTAATTTGACTACCGTATTAATTTATCCAGATTATTTTGATGAAGACTTACAATTTGATTCTAAAACAAAATATAGAACTATTGGAGGTTTGGTTGGTACAGGAAGGTTTGAGGATCAAATGATTCTTTCTAAAAAAGCGTTATATCATGGTTTTAATAATAAAACAGATAAAAATAATACAGCAATTCACGAATTTATTCACCTTCTAGATAAAGCAGATGGTGTTATAGATGGCGTTCCTGCTGTTTTATTAGATAAGCAATACATCATTCCGTATTTACAATTAGTGCACAAGAAAATGGAGGCAATTAATAATGATACGTCTGATATTAGAAATTATGGAGGAACCTCTGAAATTGAATTTTTAGCGGTAGCAGGAGAATATTTTTTTGAAAGACCAAAGTTATTTCAAAGGAAACACCCAGAATTGTATAAAATGTTAGCGGCTTGTTTTATTAAGTAAATTTAAATTTTTCTTTATCATAAAAAAGTAAGAATTCAAACAGAATAAAATCCATTTAAAAAGGTTTTAATAATTTGTTATTTATATTTTTGCAGCATGAGTGAATTTAAAGTTTTATTTGAAACATTACAACGTAGCCTAACAAATGATGAATTTGTAAAACTAACATTAAGCAAACCTATGCGAAAAAGTGAGGGTTTATTAAATGTATATGTTCGTTTATTTAAGGTTGATGATAAGTCTATTTTTGAATTGAAATATCGTCATGCTGAAGATAACGAGTTCAAACAATTTTCTTTGGAAGAAGTAATGTCTGAAATAGAAAAATTACTAATGGAAACCTTTAGAACCGCAACTTTATTTACTTTAAGTGAAGATTTAATAGTATTGGTTTCTAAAAATAAATTAGTTTCTTATAGAGACAATGCACCTAGCTTTAGAAATAAATTACCAGAAATTCCTTTACAATCATAGTTAAATAGAAATATATAATATAAAAAAAGCCCAAGAGTTAAACCTTGAGCTTTTTTTATTTAAAAAATTGAAAGTGTTGTTTATTATTGAATAAATTGTTTTTTAATATTTTTCACATCCTTTTCTGATACTATTTTAGCCGACTTCTTTATTTTTTTAATAAATTCATTTACTTCTTCGTTACTTGCAGGTCCTCCTAAATTCTGTCCTTTAGCATCAAAAGAATTTGTAATTACTTTTAAATCGGAATCTAAAATTACCCAAAAAGGCAAACCAGCTTTGTCTCCTTCGTATTTTTTTAACAAGTCTTTAGAACCCGGATTTTCTAATTTTTCATTTTCTTTAGTTTCATTTACTACAATAGGTACAATCACATAATTCTCTTCAAAGAACTTTTTTATGCCTTCAGCCTTCATGTCTTTGGTCATTTTATGACACCAACCACACCAAGAAGCTTCAAACTTTATAAAAACGGCTTTACCTTCTTCTTTTGCTTTTATTTGTGCACTTTCTAATAAACTAGTCGTAGTTTCTTGCGCAGAAGTGGCAGTTATAAAAGAAAATAAACCTGCAATTAATAGTACTAAAATTTTAATTTTCATGAATTAATTTTTTAAGTTATTCTCAAATGTAGAAAATTAATATTTTGTTATGTACTATAAAAGGATAAATTTTAAACGAGCTAAGTTCGATAAGAAGATTTATGTGTGTGTTGCTAACGGGTTTATAAATAATAAATTAGCTTAACTTTTTTTCAGTTTTAAAGAAATCAATCCAAAAACAGGACCAATTGCCAATAACATATAGATAAAAGTAGAGTTTGTAGCATGATATAAATTACTAATTAATTGTATGCTAATAATAGTAATCGAAAAACCAATACAGTTTACAATGGTAAGCGCTGTTCCTTTGTCTTTTTCGGGTGCATTTTGTGCAACCAAAGTAGAAAATAATGGCGAATCTGCAATAACGACCATTCCCCAGAAAAGTAAAAAGAGTATAAAAATAGTTTCATTAGCGATTATAAAAAAGAATGGAGAAACCAAACAACTAATACCAGAAAGTAATAACGTTGAAAAAGCTATTTTTTGAGTTCCGAATTTTTCTGCTAAATAACTGGCTAAAACACAAGCAATACTTCCAATACCAATAATAAAAAAAGATACCAATGGAATATTAAACTGAACATCTGTATGTAATTCTGAATAGGTTTTTAGTAAAATTGGCACAAATGCCCAAAAAGTGTACAATTCCCACATATGTCCGAAATAGCCAAAAGCAGCTTTTCTAAAGGAAGTATTTTTAAAAACGTTTAAACAAATTGTCAAATCTAAAGAAGTTCCTTTTTTTCTAAATGGACCGTTTGGAACAAAAATAAAAAGTAAAAGTCCGCCAAAAGAAGCTAAAATAGAAATAGATAAAAGGACATTTTTCCATGAAAAAGTATGCATGCTATCTTTTAGTAAATGTGGTAAAGCAGTTCCTAAAACCAAAGCGCCAACCAAGAATCCCAAAGACTTACCTAATCCTTTTTGATAATAATCGGTGGCAATTTTCATTCCTACAGGATAAATTCCTGCCAAGAAAAATCCTGTTAAAAAACGTAGCAATAATAAACTAGTAAAGGTATTTTTCTCTAAAATTAAGCAACTATTAAAGATTGCACCTAAAATAGCGCAGAAAAAAAAGACTTTAGAAGGAGAAAAGCGATCTGCAATTGTAAATAAAGCAAACAAAAGTGTACCAATAATAAAACCAAACTGAACAGCAGATGTTAAATTTTCTAATGCATTGGTTTCTAAATTGAAATTAACAACCAAATCATTTAAGACTGCGTTCCCTGCAAACCATAAAGACGTGCAGCAAAATTGAGAAATAACGATAATTGGAAGGACTATTTTGTGATGTTTCATTTATACTGCGAATTTATTGAAAAGAATGTAATATTCAATTTAAAAACATTTTAGAAATCAGTTTGTTTCTATATCTTTGAATTGATGAAAAAAGTCAAAATTATTGAATGCCCAAGAGATGCAATGCAAGGAATAAAATCTCATTTTATTTCGACAGAAAAAAAAGCATTGTACATAAATTCCCTTTTAAAAGTAGGTTTTGATACCATTGATTTTGGAAGTTTTGTTTCTCCAAAAGCAATTCCGCAAATGCGAGATACTGCAGACGTTTTAGCAAAATTAGATTTGTCTAGAACAGATAGTAAATTATTGGCAATTATAGCAAATGTTAGAGGTGCAAATGATGCCTCACAATTTGAAGAAATAGATTATTTAGGATATCCTTTTTCTATATCAGAAAATTTTCAAATGCG from Polaribacter sp. ALD11 includes the following:
- a CDS encoding zinc-dependent peptidase, translated to MLYIIAIALLLFILYVSFKSKKKVPTIPLKDFIVPKHWHQLLLNNVVFYKKLTINEQKVFCSKMAHFLNETNIRAIHFKLEELDTLLIAASAVIPVFRFPKWNYSNLTTVLIYPDYFDEDLQFDSKTKYRTIGGLVGTGRFEDQMILSKKALYHGFNNKTDKNNTAIHEFIHLLDKADGVIDGVPAVLLDKQYIIPYLQLVHKKMEAINNDTSDIRNYGGTSEIEFLAVAGEYFFERPKLFQRKHPELYKMLAACFIK
- a CDS encoding thioredoxin family protein, which produces MKIKILVLLIAGLFSFITATSAQETTTSLLESAQIKAKEEGKAVFIKFEASWCGWCHKMTKDMKAEGIKKFFEENYVIVPIVVNETKENEKLENPGSKDLLKKYEGDKAGLPFWVILDSDLKVITNSFDAKGQNLGGPASNEEVNEFIKKIKKSAKIVSEKDVKNIKKQFIQ
- a CDS encoding nitrate/nitrite transporter, producing MKHHKIVLPIIVISQFCCTSLWFAGNAVLNDLVVNFNLETNALENLTSAVQFGFIIGTLLFALFTIADRFSPSKVFFFCAILGAIFNSCLILEKNTFTSLLLLRFLTGFFLAGIYPVGMKIATDYYQKGLGKSLGFLVGALVLGTALPHLLKDSMHTFSWKNVLLSISILASFGGLLLFIFVPNGPFRKKGTSLDLTICLNVFKNTSFRKAAFGYFGHMWELYTFWAFVPILLKTYSELHTDVQFNIPLVSFFIIGIGSIACVLASYLAEKFGTQKIAFSTLLLSGISCLVSPFFFIIANETIFILFLLFWGMVVIADSPLFSTLVAQNAPEKDKGTALTIVNCIGFSITIISIQLISNLYHATNSTFIYMLLAIGPVFGLISLKLKKS